In Vespa crabro chromosome 7, iyVesCrab1.2, whole genome shotgun sequence, a single window of DNA contains:
- the LOC124425810 gene encoding pleckstrin homology domain-containing family J member 1-like produces the protein MVMRITDTTLLFESYCYDSLSNIEYLYICIYICSIFKFAKLLTEEKFEKKRRNIIQMKFNEKELAELSSGAADFEGRLNHKRAHKSGSKERWFKLKYNLLFYFNINEIGQIDTRQPAGVIVLENYNINLDMFEGAFAFSISFRDEHDKRHILSGRSEDQVEQWVAALKQASYEYWRSQLIVLQETLCRKTGKDPLLMQLRNQGIIRDEAWEPASSFRSHVQSFTTSVVYTLARLNPVQKEMNLIEF, from the exons ATGGTTATGCGCATTACAGATACTACTTTGTTGTTTGAGTCATACTGTTATGACAGTTTATCGAATATagagtatttatatatatgtatatatatatgtagtatatttaaatttgcGAAGTTATTGACAGAAGAAaagtttgaaaagaaaagaagaaatattatccaaatgaaatttaacgaaaaagaacTTGCAGAATTAAGTAGTGGTGCCGCCGATTTTGAAGGGCGTCTAAATCATAAACGGGCACACAAGTCAg GATCCAAAGAGAGATGGTTCAAATTAAAGTAcaatctattattttattttaatattaacgaaatagGCCAAATTGACACTAGACAACCAGCTGGTGTAATAGTTttggaaaattataatattaatcttgaCATGTTTGAAGGAGCATTTGCATTTAGTATATCTTTTCGAGATGAACATGACAAAAGACATATTCTGAGTGGTCGTTCAGAAGATCAAGTAGAACAATGGGTTGCAGCACTTAAACAAGCTAGTTATGAATATTGGAGATCCCAATTAATTGTACTTCAAGAAACATTATGTAGAAAAACGGGGAAAGATCCATTATTGATGCAGCTTAGAAATCAGGGTATCATTAGAGATGAAGCTTGGGAACCTGCATCAAGTTTTCGATCACATGTACAATCTTTTACAACATCAGTTGTATATACATTGGCTAGACTAAATCCagtacaaaaagaaatgaatttaattgaattttaa
- the LOC124425706 gene encoding uncharacterized protein LOC124425706 isoform X1 — MRNSEIGAIIMKNSSCASCPLGPPPDILHIPPPPFPEFLQQSSDFYPNLGALPFPPNLNDSPCKHLCDRHFEGVQYIEMPKQGTVFDDTWLLVLISSCIGVILIGIILATLLLKCKLSRSGKNGVISIPNATTGMQTKNGRIQNEAVLYPCAADTMQDSRVMWATLTPRGTTRHYLEEHTYETIGGGQFHKRACSTTPTEHVKLKTYADPPVTTPVHVRPKDDKAFDNTAFVDYEEPLSVKTEYYQLNDVLEPSDAGILTIQRGTLRPHVSSPTRIEHPNLPPLNLLPHKRSSKKGTIGQHASDTLLRSSITSSTYIPTI, encoded by the exons aTGAGAAATTCGGAAATAGGAGCGATCATCATGAAGAATTCTAGTTGTGCATCTTGCCCACTTGGTCCACCCCCAGACATATTACACATACCGCCACCACCTTTTCCAGAATTTCTCCAACAAAGTTCGGACTTTTATCCAAATTTAGGCGCTCTGCCTTTCCCGCCAAACCTGAACGACAGTCCTTGCAAGCACTTATGCGATCGACATTTTGAAGGGGTGCAATATATTGAAATGCCAAAACAAG gcaCTGTTTTTGACGACACATGGTTATTAGTGCTAATATCATCTTGCATCGGTGTCATTCTGATTGGCATAATATTGGCTACGTTACTCttaaaatgtaaatt AAGCAGAAGTGGTAAAAATGGAGTAATATCTATACCAAATGCAACAACCGGGATGCAAACGAAAAATGGAAGAATTCAGAATGAAGCTGTTTTGTATCCTTGCGCTGCTGATACAATGCAAGATAGCCGTGTAATGTGGGCAACCCTTACACCACGTGGTACCACTAGACATTATTTAGAAGAACACACTTATGAAACTATCGGCGGTGGACAATTTCACAAGCGCGCTTGTTCGACAACACCAACCGAACATGTAAAACTGAAG acgTATGCCGATCCTCCGGTTACAACTCCAGTACATGTCCGTCCAAAGGACGATAAAGCTTTTGATAATACTGCTTTTGTGGATTACGAAGAGCCCTTATCAGTAAAAACGGAGTATTATCAATTGAACGATGTTTTGGAACCAAGTGATGcag gTATTCTTACGATACAAAGGGGTACATTACGCCCTCATGTAAGTTCTCCTACGAGAATAGAACATCCGAATTTACCGCCACTTAATCTTCTTCCTCATAAGCGTAGCTCTAAAAAGGGCACTATTGGACAACATGCTTCGGATACATTACTAAGAAGCAGTATTACATCTTCCACTTATATAcctacaatataa
- the LOC124425706 gene encoding uncharacterized protein LOC124425706 isoform X2, whose amino-acid sequence MRNSEIGAIIMKNSSCASCPLGPPPDILHIPPPPFPEFLQQSSDFYPNLGALPFPPNLNDSPCKHLCDRHFEGVQYIEMPKQGTVFDDTWLLVLISSCIGVILIGIILATLLLKCKLSRSGKNGVISIPNATTGMQTKNGRIQNEAVLYPCAADTMQDSRVMWATLTPRGTTRHYLEEHTYETIGGGQFHKRACSTTPTEHTYADPPVTTPVHVRPKDDKAFDNTAFVDYEEPLSVKTEYYQLNDVLEPSDAGILTIQRGTLRPHVSSPTRIEHPNLPPLNLLPHKRSSKKGTIGQHASDTLLRSSITSSTYIPTI is encoded by the exons aTGAGAAATTCGGAAATAGGAGCGATCATCATGAAGAATTCTAGTTGTGCATCTTGCCCACTTGGTCCACCCCCAGACATATTACACATACCGCCACCACCTTTTCCAGAATTTCTCCAACAAAGTTCGGACTTTTATCCAAATTTAGGCGCTCTGCCTTTCCCGCCAAACCTGAACGACAGTCCTTGCAAGCACTTATGCGATCGACATTTTGAAGGGGTGCAATATATTGAAATGCCAAAACAAG gcaCTGTTTTTGACGACACATGGTTATTAGTGCTAATATCATCTTGCATCGGTGTCATTCTGATTGGCATAATATTGGCTACGTTACTCttaaaatgtaaatt AAGCAGAAGTGGTAAAAATGGAGTAATATCTATACCAAATGCAACAACCGGGATGCAAACGAAAAATGGAAGAATTCAGAATGAAGCTGTTTTGTATCCTTGCGCTGCTGATACAATGCAAGATAGCCGTGTAATGTGGGCAACCCTTACACCACGTGGTACCACTAGACATTATTTAGAAGAACACACTTATGAAACTATCGGCGGTGGACAATTTCACAAGCGCGCTTGTTCGACAACACCAACCGAACAT acgTATGCCGATCCTCCGGTTACAACTCCAGTACATGTCCGTCCAAAGGACGATAAAGCTTTTGATAATACTGCTTTTGTGGATTACGAAGAGCCCTTATCAGTAAAAACGGAGTATTATCAATTGAACGATGTTTTGGAACCAAGTGATGcag gTATTCTTACGATACAAAGGGGTACATTACGCCCTCATGTAAGTTCTCCTACGAGAATAGAACATCCGAATTTACCGCCACTTAATCTTCTTCCTCATAAGCGTAGCTCTAAAAAGGGCACTATTGGACAACATGCTTCGGATACATTACTAAGAAGCAGTATTACATCTTCCACTTATATAcctacaatataa
- the LOC124425804 gene encoding sentrin-specific protease 1-like, with the protein MMMFEFLKKLFGWADEGSRKRRAGSYGFEKEFVTPKKQCCNHNTTHTEEEYFEIDDSDNDDVELDTESKYSSKNSSNRLNGAHNKKCYSSFENLPSTSISKSPFSTTNCNKLNMGYFSNKENKLVKVNMGNCPTLLNTHQLKQKNQYGELLQNFLPRKKLNKSDERQPIQKCMKVIEIDKVNKSPLCKPQAKSNISQIACYSRWSLLNTVKKEKERIIPIVKENKKEDPFQLPPNEIRFNKYIKHPIVKPIQDNYIETIETNTLRDKLAAKVVTRGDFVPQVAKRYNERIEQHNKEAEELKKMMLVLSKQNQLAREAALDERLARSTRLCEVVLDETEDEEYPPLPSLTEEMLKEVKNAFITKPPDEVLVEAYGLRITRKDINTLADLNWLNDEVINFYMNLLISRGTNDKFPNVHAMNTFFYPKLLSGGHSSLKRWTRKIDIFVQDIIVVPIHLGIHWCMSIIDFRNKSICYYDSMGSSNPKCLSALRRYLEEESMDKKKKTFDTNDWKLVSVKNIPQQMNGSDCGVFSCMFAEYICANRKITFSQEDMPYFRNKMAYEILKNKLL; encoded by the coding sequence ATGATGATGTTTgagtttttaaaaaaattatttggatGGGCGGACGAAGGATCTAGGAAGCGTAGAGCCGGTTCTTATGGCTTTGAAAAGGAATTTGTAACACCGAAGAAACAATGTTGCAATCATAATACGACTCATACTGAAGAAGAATACTTTGAAATTGATGAtagtgataatgatgatgttgAACTTGATACTGAAAGCAAATATTCTTCTAAAAATTCATCTAATAGACTAAATGGTGCTCATAATAAGAAGTGTTATTcatcttttgaaaatttaccTTCAACTTCCATTTCTAAATCTCCTTTTTCTACaacaaattgtaataaattaaacatgggatatttttcgaataaagaaaacaaattagtAAAAGTAAACATGGGCAATTGTCCTACGCTTCTAAATACTCATCAATTAAAGCAGAAAAATCAATATGGAGAATTGTTGCAAAATTTTCTTCCACGTAAGAAACTTAACAAGTCTGATGAGCGTCAACCCATACAAAAATGTATGAAAGTTATTGAAATAGATAAAGTTAATAAGTCACCTCTGTGTAAACCACAAGCTAAGTCTAACATTTCACAAATTGCTTGCTATTCAAGATGGTCTTTATTAAATacagtaaagaaagaaaaggagagaataaTTCctatagtaaaagaaaataaaaaggaagaccCTTTTCAGTTACCACCCAATGAAATAcgatttaacaaatatattaaacatcCAATCGTGAAACCTATAcaagataattatattgaaactATAGAAACTAATACATTACGTGATAAACTAGCAGCAAAAGTTGTAACGAGAGGAGATTTTGTTCCACAAGTAGCAAAACGCTATAATGAACGTATTGAACAACATAATAAAGAAGCTGAAGAGCTTAAAAAGATGATGCTTGTTTTAtcaaaacaaaatcaattagCACGAGAAGCAGCTTTGGACGAAAGGTTAGCACGTTCTACAAGATTATGTGAAGTGGTATTAGATGAAACAGAAGATGAAGAATATCCACCATTACCTTCTCTTACAGAAGAAATGTTAAAGGAAGTTAAAAATGCTTTTATAACTAAACCTCCTGATGAAGTTCTAGTAGAAGCTTATGGATTGAGGATAacaagaaaagatattaatacttTGGCAGATCTAAATTGGTTAAATGACGAAGTCATCAACTTTTACATGAATTTGTTAATAAGTAGAGGAACAAATGATAAGTTTCCCAATGTTCATGCaatgaatacatttttttatccaaAATTGCTTTCTGGTGGACATTCATCTTTAAAACGATGGACAAGGAAGATTGATATATTTGTTCAAGATATTATAGTTGTTCCTATACACTTAGGTATTCACTGGTGTATGTCAATAATTGATTTTAGAAATAAGTCTATATGTTATTATGATAGTATGGGCAGCAGTAATCCCAAGTGTTTGTCAGCATTAAGACGATATCTTGAAGAAGAAAGtatggataaaaagaaaaaaacatttgatACAAATGATTGGAAATTAGTATCTGTAAAGAACATTCCACAACAAATGAATGGGAGTGATTGTGGCGTATTTTCCTGTATGTTTGcagaatatatatgtgcaaatagaaaaataacattttctcaGGAGGACATGCCATATTTTAGGAATAAAATGgcttatgaaatattaaaaaataaacttctgtaa